A section of the Pseudomonas tritici genome encodes:
- a CDS encoding PrkA family serine protein kinase, with amino-acid sequence MSIFSHFQQRFASTQQEELTLQEYLELCKQDRSTYASAAERLLLAIGEPELVETANNSRLSRIFSNKVIRRYPAFEDFHGMEECIDQIVSYFRHAAQGLEEKKQILYLLGPVGGGKSSLAEKLKQLIEKVPFYAIKGSPVFESPLGLFNATEDGAILEEDFGIPRRYLNTIMSPWATKRLAEFGGDISQFRVVKLYPSILNQIGVAKTEPGDENNQDISALVGKVDIRKLEEFPQNDADAYSYSGALCRANQGLMEFVEMFKAPIKVLHPLLTATQEGNYNSTEGLGAIPFTGILLAHSNESEWHTFRNNKNNEAFIDRIYIVKVPYCLRVSDEIKIYDKLLFNSSLAKAHCAPDTLKMLAQFTVLSRLKEPENSNIYSKMRVYDGENLKDTDPKAKSIQEYRDTAGVDEGMNGLSTRFAFKILSKVFNFDPHEIAANPVHLLYVLEQQIEQEQFQAETRERYLRFLKEYLAPRYIEFIGKEIQTAYLESYSEYGQNIFDRYVLYADFWIQDQEYRDPETGEILNRVALNEELEKIEKPAGISNPKDFRNEIVNFVLRARANNNGKNPTWLSYEKLRVVIEKKMFSNTEDLLPVISFNAKASKEDQQKHNDFVTRMVERGYTDKQVRLLSEWYLRVRKSQ; translated from the coding sequence ATGAGTATCTTTAGCCACTTCCAACAACGCTTCGCGTCCACACAGCAAGAAGAACTCACGCTGCAAGAGTATCTCGAGCTGTGCAAACAGGACCGCAGCACCTACGCGTCTGCCGCCGAACGCCTGCTACTGGCAATTGGCGAGCCGGAGCTGGTGGAAACCGCCAACAACTCGCGGCTGTCGCGAATATTCTCCAACAAGGTGATCCGCCGCTATCCGGCCTTTGAAGACTTCCACGGCATGGAAGAATGCATTGACCAGATCGTCTCCTACTTCCGCCACGCCGCCCAGGGCCTGGAAGAGAAGAAACAGATCCTCTACCTGCTGGGCCCCGTCGGCGGCGGTAAGTCGTCCCTGGCCGAAAAGCTCAAACAACTGATCGAGAAGGTGCCTTTCTACGCCATCAAGGGATCACCGGTCTTCGAATCGCCCCTGGGCCTGTTCAACGCCACGGAAGATGGCGCAATCCTCGAAGAAGACTTCGGCATCCCGCGCCGTTACCTCAACACCATCATGTCGCCTTGGGCCACCAAGCGCCTGGCCGAATTCGGTGGTGACATCAGCCAATTCCGCGTGGTGAAACTCTACCCGTCCATCCTCAACCAGATCGGCGTGGCGAAGACCGAACCGGGTGACGAGAACAACCAGGACATCTCGGCACTGGTGGGTAAGGTCGATATCCGTAAACTCGAAGAATTCCCGCAGAACGACGCCGACGCCTACAGCTATTCAGGCGCACTGTGCCGGGCCAACCAGGGCCTGATGGAGTTCGTGGAGATGTTCAAGGCACCGATCAAGGTGCTGCACCCCCTGCTCACCGCCACCCAGGAAGGCAACTACAACAGCACCGAAGGGCTGGGCGCGATTCCGTTCACCGGGATCCTGCTGGCCCACTCCAACGAATCGGAATGGCACACCTTCCGTAACAATAAGAACAACGAAGCCTTCATCGACAGGATCTACATCGTCAAGGTGCCGTACTGCCTGCGCGTCAGCGATGAAATCAAGATTTACGACAAACTGCTGTTCAACAGCTCCCTGGCCAAGGCCCATTGCGCACCCGACACCCTGAAGATGCTCGCCCAGTTCACTGTGCTGTCGCGCCTCAAGGAACCGGAGAACTCGAATATCTATTCGAAGATGCGCGTGTACGACGGCGAAAACCTCAAGGACACCGATCCCAAGGCCAAGTCGATCCAGGAATACCGCGACACGGCGGGTGTGGACGAGGGCATGAACGGCCTGTCGACGCGCTTCGCGTTCAAGATCCTGTCCAAGGTTTTCAACTTTGACCCCCACGAAATCGCTGCCAACCCGGTGCACCTGCTTTACGTGCTGGAACAGCAGATCGAACAGGAGCAATTCCAGGCGGAAACCCGCGAGCGCTACCTGCGCTTCCTCAAGGAGTACCTGGCGCCGCGCTACATCGAATTCATCGGCAAGGAAATCCAGACCGCGTACCTGGAGTCCTACAGCGAGTACGGCCAGAACATTTTCGACCGCTACGTGCTGTACGCCGACTTCTGGATCCAGGACCAAGAATACCGCGACCCGGAAACCGGCGAGATCCTCAACCGCGTCGCCCTCAACGAGGAGCTTGAGAAAATTGAAAAACCGGCCGGCATCAGCAATCCGAAGGATTTCCGCAACGAAATCGTCAACTTCGTGCTGCGCGCCCGGGCCAACAACAATGGCAAGAACCCGACCTGGCTCAGCTACGAGAAGCTGCGGGTGGTCATCGAGAAGAAAATGTTCTCCAACACAGAGGATCTGCTGCCGGTCATCAGCTTCAACGCCAAGGCCAGCAAGGAGGATCAGCAAAAGCACAACGACTTCGTCACACGAATGGTCGAGCGCGGCTACACCGACAAACAGGTACGGCTGCTCTCCGAGTGGTACCTGCGGGTTCGCAAATCGCAGTAA
- a CDS encoding YeaH/YhbH family protein — translation MSYVIDRRLNGKNKSTVNRQRFLRRYRDHIKKAVEEAVSRRSITDMEHGEQISIPGRDIDEPVLHHGRGGKQTVVHPGNKEFTTGEHIQRPQGGGGGKGPGKAGNSGEGMDEFVFQITQEEFLEFMFEDLELPNLVKRNLTGTDTFKTVRAGISNEGNPSRINIIRTLRSAHARRIALSGSSRAKLRDAKEELARLKREEPDNFGDIQEIEAEIEKLSARIHRVPFLDTFDLKYNLLVKQPNPSSKAVMFCLMDVSGSMTQATKDIAKRFFILLYLFLKRNYDKIDVVFIRHHTSAREVDEEEFFYSRETGGTIVSSALKLMQEIMAERYPANEWNIYAAQASDGDNWNDDSPICRDILINQIMPFVQYYTYVEITPREHQALWFEYERIGEAFADTFAQQQLVSAGDIYPVFRELFQRRLVT, via the coding sequence ATGAGCTATGTGATCGACCGACGCCTCAATGGCAAGAACAAGAGCACGGTAAACCGCCAGCGTTTCCTGCGGCGTTACCGTGACCACATCAAAAAGGCCGTCGAGGAGGCTGTCAGCCGCCGCTCCATCACGGATATGGAGCATGGCGAGCAAATCAGCATCCCCGGACGGGACATCGACGAACCAGTGCTGCACCACGGCCGGGGCGGCAAACAAACCGTCGTGCATCCGGGCAACAAGGAATTCACCACCGGTGAGCACATCCAGCGCCCACAAGGCGGTGGCGGCGGTAAAGGCCCTGGCAAGGCGGGCAATTCCGGCGAAGGCATGGATGAGTTCGTGTTCCAGATTACCCAGGAAGAATTTCTCGAATTCATGTTCGAGGACCTGGAGCTGCCTAATCTGGTCAAGCGCAACTTGACCGGCACCGACACCTTCAAGACCGTGCGCGCCGGGATCAGCAACGAGGGCAACCCTTCCCGCATCAATATCATCCGTACCCTGCGCTCGGCCCATGCGCGGCGCATCGCCCTGTCAGGCAGCAGCCGCGCCAAACTGAGGGATGCCAAGGAAGAGCTGGCGCGACTGAAGCGTGAAGAACCGGACAACTTCGGCGATATCCAGGAAATAGAGGCGGAAATCGAGAAACTCAGCGCACGTATTCACCGCGTACCATTTCTCGACACCTTCGACTTGAAATACAACTTGCTGGTCAAACAACCCAACCCCAGTTCCAAGGCGGTGATGTTCTGCCTGATGGACGTGTCCGGTTCCATGACCCAGGCCACCAAGGACATCGCCAAACGCTTCTTTATCCTGCTTTACCTGTTTCTCAAACGGAACTACGACAAGATCGACGTAGTGTTCATCCGCCATCACACCAGCGCTCGGGAAGTTGACGAAGAGGAGTTTTTCTACTCGCGGGAAACCGGCGGCACTATCGTCTCCAGTGCCTTGAAGCTGATGCAGGAGATCATGGCCGAGCGCTACCCCGCCAATGAGTGGAACATCTACGCGGCCCAGGCTTCGGACGGTGACAACTGGAACGACGACTCGCCCATCTGCCGCGACATCCTGATCAACCAGATCATGCCATTCGTGCAGTACTACACTTACGTTGAAATCACCCCCCGTGAGCATCAGGCCCTGTGGTTCGAATACGAGCGCATCGGCGAAGCCTTTGCCGACACATTCGCCCAGCAGCAACTGGTCTCGGCCGGCGATATCTACCCGGTCTTCCGTGAACTCTTCCAGCGCAGGTTAGTGACATGA
- the rsmA gene encoding 16S rRNA (adenine(1518)-N(6)/adenine(1519)-N(6))-dimethyltransferase RsmA, giving the protein MTEHYQHRARKRFGQNFLHDAGVIDRILRSIHAKPEDRLLEIGPGQGALTKGLLNSGGQLDVVELDKDLIPILNQQFADKPNFNLHQGDALKFDFNSLNAAPNSLRVVGNLPYNISTPLIFHLLNNAGIIRDMHFMLQKEVVERLAAGPGGGDWGRLSIMVQYHCRVEHLFNVGPGAFNPPPKVDSAIVRLVPHAVLPHPAKDHKLLERVVREAFNQRRKTLRNTLKNLLSTAEIEAAGVDGSLRPEQLDLAAFVRLADQLAIQPAPAAD; this is encoded by the coding sequence ATGACCGAGCATTACCAACACCGGGCGCGTAAGCGCTTCGGGCAAAACTTCCTGCACGACGCTGGCGTGATCGACCGTATCCTGCGCTCTATCCATGCCAAGCCCGAAGACCGCCTACTGGAAATCGGCCCGGGCCAGGGCGCACTGACCAAAGGCCTGCTTAACAGTGGCGGCCAACTGGATGTGGTTGAGTTGGACAAGGACCTGATCCCGATCCTCAACCAGCAGTTCGCCGACAAGCCCAACTTCAACCTGCATCAGGGCGATGCACTGAAGTTCGACTTCAACAGCCTCAACGCAGCGCCCAATAGCCTGCGGGTGGTGGGCAACCTGCCATACAACATCTCCACGCCGCTGATCTTCCACCTGCTGAACAACGCCGGGATCATCCGCGACATGCACTTCATGCTGCAAAAGGAAGTGGTCGAGCGCCTGGCTGCAGGGCCTGGTGGTGGTGATTGGGGTCGTTTGTCAATCATGGTTCAGTACCACTGCCGCGTCGAACACCTGTTCAACGTCGGGCCCGGCGCGTTCAACCCACCGCCGAAGGTCGACTCGGCCATCGTGCGCCTGGTGCCTCACGCCGTGCTGCCCCACCCGGCCAAGGATCACAAATTGCTGGAGCGAGTCGTGCGCGAAGCGTTCAACCAGCGCCGCAAAACCTTGCGCAATACACTCAAGAACCTGCTGAGCACCGCTGAAATCGAAGCTGCTGGCGTCGACGGCAGCCTGCGCCCCGAGCAACTGGACCTGGCGGCGTTCGTGCGCCTGGCCGACCAGCTTGCCATCCAGCCTGCGCCAGCCGCGGACTGA
- the glpE gene encoding thiosulfate sulfurtransferase GlpE, with protein sequence MSEFKRIPPEQAQALREKGAVVVDIRDQPTYLAAHIRGAQHLDNVNIADFIRAADLDAPVIVACYHGNSSQSAAAYLISQGFSDVYSLDGGFELWRATYPAEISSGNSQ encoded by the coding sequence ATGAGCGAATTCAAACGTATCCCTCCCGAACAAGCCCAGGCCCTGCGCGAAAAAGGCGCCGTAGTGGTCGACATCCGTGACCAGCCGACTTATCTGGCGGCCCACATCCGCGGCGCCCAGCACCTGGACAACGTCAACATCGCCGATTTTATCCGTGCCGCCGACCTCGACGCGCCCGTGATCGTGGCGTGCTACCACGGCAACTCCAGCCAGAGTGCAGCAGCCTATCTGATCAGCCAGGGCTTCTCCGACGTCTATAGCCTGGACGGTGGCTTTGAACTGTGGCGCGCGACTTATCCTGCGGAAATTTCTTCAGGCAATTCGCAATAA
- the apaG gene encoding Co2+/Mg2+ efflux protein ApaG produces the protein MSDPRYQIDVSVVTRFLADQSQPEQNRFAFAYTITVKNNGLVPAKLLSRHWVITDGDGQVEEVRGAGVVGQQPLIDIGASHTYSSGTVMTSKVGTMQGSYQMKATDGKLFDAIIPPFRLAVPGALH, from the coding sequence ATGTCCGATCCTCGCTACCAGATCGACGTCAGCGTCGTCACCCGCTTCCTGGCGGATCAATCGCAACCTGAACAAAACCGCTTCGCCTTTGCCTACACCATCACGGTGAAAAACAACGGGCTGGTGCCGGCCAAGCTGCTGTCCCGCCACTGGGTGATCACCGACGGTGACGGCCAGGTCGAAGAAGTACGCGGCGCAGGCGTGGTAGGCCAGCAACCGCTGATCGACATCGGCGCGAGCCACACCTACAGCAGCGGCACGGTGATGACCTCCAAAGTCGGCACCATGCAGGGCTCCTATCAGATGAAGGCCACCGACGGTAAATTGTTCGACGCCATCATCCCGCCCTTCCGCCTCGCCGTGCCCGGAGCCCTGCACTGA
- the pdxA gene encoding 4-hydroxythreonine-4-phosphate dehydrogenase PdxA produces MKPQRFAVTPGEPAGIGPDLCLLLASQSQPHPLIAITSRDLLLERAAQLGVAVNVLDVAPGYWPDLPAPAGSLYVWDTPLQAKVVAGQLDKANAAFVLETLTRAGQGCIDGDFAGMITAPVHKGVINESGIAFSGHTEFLAELTHTAQVVMMLATRGLRVALVTTHLPLREIADAITAERLERVTRILHADLQQKFGIAQPRILVCGLNPHAGEGGHLGHEEIDIIEPTLERLRQEGMDLRGPLPADTLFTPKYLEHCDAVLAMYHDQGLPVLKYKGFGAAVNVTLGLPIIRTSVDHGTALDLAGSGKIDTGSLHVALETAYQMAETRI; encoded by the coding sequence GTGAAACCCCAGCGTTTCGCGGTGACACCCGGCGAGCCGGCCGGCATTGGTCCTGACCTGTGCCTGCTGCTCGCCTCGCAATCCCAGCCACACCCCCTGATCGCCATTACCAGCCGTGACCTGCTCCTCGAGCGGGCCGCGCAGCTGGGTGTGGCCGTCAATGTGCTGGACGTGGCGCCGGGTTACTGGCCCGACCTGCCCGCTCCCGCCGGCAGCCTGTATGTGTGGGACACCCCGCTGCAGGCCAAGGTAGTGGCCGGGCAACTGGACAAGGCCAATGCGGCGTTCGTGCTGGAAACCCTGACTCGCGCAGGGCAAGGCTGCATCGACGGCGACTTCGCCGGCATGATCACCGCCCCAGTGCACAAGGGCGTGATCAATGAGTCTGGCATCGCCTTTTCCGGCCATACCGAATTCCTTGCCGAGCTGACCCACACCGCTCAAGTCGTCATGATGCTGGCCACGCGCGGCCTGCGAGTCGCCCTGGTGACCACGCACCTGCCCCTGCGTGAGATTGCGGACGCCATCACTGCCGAACGTTTGGAGCGTGTGACGCGCATCCTGCATGCCGACCTGCAACAGAAATTCGGCATTGCCCAGCCGCGCATCCTGGTCTGTGGGCTCAACCCCCACGCGGGTGAAGGCGGCCACTTGGGCCATGAAGAAATCGACATCATCGAACCAACCCTGGAGCGTCTGCGCCAAGAAGGCATGGACCTGCGTGGCCCACTGCCTGCGGACACTCTGTTTACCCCCAAATATCTGGAGCACTGCGATGCAGTGCTGGCGATGTACCACGACCAGGGGCTGCCGGTGCTTAAATACAAAGGCTTCGGCGCCGCCGTCAACGTGACACTGGGCCTGCCGATCATCCGGACGTCCGTCGACCATGGCACCGCCCTGGACCTGGCGGGCAGCGGCAAGATCGATACCGGCAGCCTGCACGTGGCCCTGGAAACCGCCTATCAGATGGCCGAGACCCGTATATGA
- a CDS encoding symmetrical bis(5'-nucleosyl)-tetraphosphatase — MATYAVGDLQGCLEPLKCLLDRVAFDPAKDRLWLVGDLVNRGPESLATLRYLYSLRDSLVCVLGNHDLHLLAAGRNIERLKKGDTLREILEAPDRTELLDWLRRQKILHYDEGRNMALVHAGIPPQWTLKKALKCAAEVESALADDNLYTAYLDGMYGNEPVKWDNDLTGVARLRVITNYFTRMRFCTAEGKLDLKSKEGADTALPGYKPWFAHKDRKARDTQIIFGHWAALEGKCDEPGVFALDTGCVWGGAMTLMNIDTGERQSCQCESPQPITAKP; from the coding sequence ATGGCGACCTACGCGGTCGGAGACCTGCAAGGGTGCCTGGAGCCCCTCAAGTGCCTGCTTGACCGCGTAGCCTTCGACCCAGCGAAAGATCGCCTGTGGCTGGTCGGCGACTTGGTCAATCGCGGTCCCGAGTCCCTGGCGACGTTGCGCTACTTATATAGCCTGCGCGATTCCTTGGTGTGCGTACTGGGCAACCACGACCTGCACCTGCTCGCGGCCGGCCGTAACATTGAGCGTCTGAAAAAGGGCGATACCCTGCGGGAAATCCTCGAAGCACCGGATCGCACCGAGTTGCTCGACTGGCTTCGCCGGCAAAAAATCCTGCATTACGACGAAGGCCGCAATATGGCCTTGGTCCATGCTGGCATCCCGCCCCAGTGGACACTGAAGAAAGCGCTCAAGTGCGCCGCGGAAGTCGAAAGCGCCCTGGCCGATGACAACCTGTACACCGCCTACCTCGACGGCATGTACGGCAACGAGCCAGTGAAGTGGGACAACGATCTCACCGGCGTTGCGCGCCTGCGGGTGATCACAAACTACTTCACGCGCATGCGCTTCTGCACCGCCGAGGGCAAGCTGGACCTCAAAAGCAAGGAAGGCGCCGACACCGCATTGCCAGGCTACAAACCCTGGTTCGCGCACAAGGACCGCAAGGCCCGCGACACCCAGATCATTTTCGGTCACTGGGCGGCCCTTGAGGGCAAATGCGATGAGCCCGGCGTGTTCGCCCTAGACACCGGTTGCGTGTGGGGCGGCGCCATGACCCTGATGAATATCGATACCGGCGAGCGCCAGAGCTGCCAGTGCGAATCGCCCCAACCTATCACCGCCAAGCCCTAG